In the genome of Calothrix sp. PCC 6303, the window AAATACACGCACTCGACATACCCTTTCCACAACTTCCACCCAGTTTCTCGGCATAGGAGTTTCACCCCAACGTGCCAATTGACTCATGATCCAAATTTGTTCAGTTCGGCTGGGGCGATTGATAGCAGAATCGGAATAAAATTGAAGATGAGCGTAATCCCGCAAAGGATGATCTAAGCTACAGGCATTATCACCATCTGGATCTTCCAGTTGAATATACTCGATATCAGTACTCACATACTCTCGCTGTGCCAGAATTTGTCTGACTTCTTGAGTATGTTCGGGATTTGCACAGTAGTGACAAGCTTCTAATAAAGCCTTAGTCAAGGCAATATGGGTATTGGGGTAAGCCTCTGCCCAATCTTCACGCACACCAAGTACTTTACCTGGATGTCCCAACCACACTTCTAAATCACTAGCAACGGTAAAGCCGACACCTTCAGCAGCAGCACGGTAGTTCCAGGGTTCACCTACGCAGTAACCATCAATACTTTTGTTTTGTAAATCTGCTACCATCTGCGCCGGGGGAATATTCTTCATATCCACGTCAAAATCGGGGTCAACCCCACCAGATGCTAGCCAATAACGCAACAGTAAATTGTGCATGGATGCAGGATGTACTACTCCCATTGTGTGACGTAACTCACGGGTACGTAGTAAGTATTTTTTGAAGTCAGATAGGGTTTGTACGCCTTCATCATAAAAGCGTTTTGCCAAGGTAATCGCGTTACCGTTGCGGGTCATAGTTAGGGAACTAACAACAGGAACAGTTTGGTTTTTGTGTCCTCCCAAAGTTAGCCACATGGGCATCCCGGAAGGCATTTGTGCTGCGTCTAAATAACCGCCACTTATGCCATCTTCAATACCTCGCCAGCTGCTTTCCCGCACCAGGTTAACTTCATCTAAGCCATGTTTGACAAAGAAGCCTTTTTCTTTGGCTATTGCCAAAGGCGCACAAGCAGTCAGGGGTAAAAAGCCAATGTCTAAGTTAACTTTTTCTAATCCATGACGGACAATAGCCCCAGTTTTACTTGCCCGAATTTTCTTGATGCGTTTTTGCTGATTGAGGAAGTAAATCATTTCACTTCGCAAGATATAGTAGCTGGGATGTTCTACTACTTCCATACGTTTACGGGGTCTGGGAATATCTACTTCTAAAATGTCGCCGATTTTTGATTCGGGACCATTAGTCAGCATGACGATTCTGTCAGACAACAATACTGCTTCATCCACATCGTGTGTCACCATTACCGCAGTGACTTCATTTTCTTCGCAGATT includes:
- a CDS encoding nitrate ABC transporter ATP-binding protein (This model describes the ATP binding subunits of ATP-binding cassette (ABC) transporters for nitrate transport, or for bicarbonate transport, in bacteria and archaea.): MSIFVGVDQIDKVFELTGGGQYIALKGIDLQIKKGEFVSLIGHSGCGKSTLLNMIAGLDLPTEGLVTLEGQRITQPGPDRMVVFQNYSLLPWRTVRENIALAVDSVMRGLPSEERKAIIDKHIDMVGLRPHADKQPGMLSGGQKQRVAIARALAIRPKLLLLDEPFGALDALTRGNLQEQLMQICEENEVTAVMVTHDVDEAVLLSDRIVMLTNGPESKIGDILEVDIPRPRKRMEVVEHPSYYILRSEMIYFLNQQKRIKKIRASKTGAIVRHGLEKVNLDIGFLPLTACAPLAIAKEKGFFVKHGLDEVNLVRESSWRGIEDGISGGYLDAAQMPSGMPMWLTLGGHKNQTVPVVSSLTMTRNGNAITLAKRFYDEGVQTLSDFKKYLLRTRELRHTMGVVHPASMHNLLLRYWLASGGVDPDFDVDMKNIPPAQMVADLQNKSIDGYCVGEPWNYRAAAEGVGFTVASDLEVWLGHPGKVLGVREDWAEAYPNTHIALTKALLEACHYCANPEHTQEVRQILAQREYVSTDIEYIQLEDPDGDNACSLDHPLRDYAHLQFYSDSAINRPSRTEQIWIMSQLARWGETPMPRNWVEVVERVCRVRVFSTAARELGLDISYTRQPIQLFDGTPFNADDPVAYLNSLQIKRDFSIAEVVLDAPRRTAA